A DNA window from Mastomys coucha isolate ucsf_1 unplaced genomic scaffold, UCSF_Mcou_1 pScaffold21, whole genome shotgun sequence contains the following coding sequences:
- the LOC116102096 gene encoding zinc finger protein 260-like, protein MLTYLQNPEKIRDRPRVEATEDMPTDMNFFQMPQRLGAEEQDGSCERLVSFDDVTVDFSQEEWQHLDSAQRRLYQDVMLEIYSHLLSVGKLQLDIQHQQIFVKASFLSDAASEVTKHGSSYCSVLEKLWQDDDTAAKIDQQSQVLPISSDAFLNQKVLNIDSACDFEETGESTLLQPHLVSTQYAPPRSNSDSQSNTTKQLNDIIGSHQFFTQASPNGMCTVPHQTEKSYNESQFGNILSPNPSLMDHEINFQDKPVDYTGCGKVFTGETAFCQQQITNTMETSFICHTCGKTFLHKSKLTSHSETHREETPYECPDCAKSLRGTSSLQVLRGIQTKEKPYECHVCGKSFSYTSHLKVHLRTHTGEKPYACSDCGKAFSQKSVLTIHQRIHTGEKPYTCSDCGKMFVCASDLTKHCRFHTGEKPYECPDCGKSFSIKSNLLAHHRIHTSEGPYKCFDCGESFRKISQLKVHHQIHTDGRSFVCSDCGMAFSQKSVLTTHQRIHSGEKCYPCSDCGKLFLYASDLKKHCRFHTGEKPYKCHDCGKSYSVKSHLHVHHRIHTGERPYKCDDCGKSFRRNSHLQMHQQTHTGEKPYKCSDCGKSFRRASHLKVHHRIHTGEKPYVCSECGKAFNDRSVLSTHQRIHTGEKPYICSDCGKAMSSKANLKEHQRIHTGEKPYVCAECGKAFSDKSSFYRHCKIHSRGKPFVHNKGEKGFLQNSQVTSYEQTQSAEKLSV, encoded by the exons ATGCTGACCTATCTTCAAAATCCTGAGAAAATTAGAGACAGACCAAGAGTAGAAGCCACAGAGGACATGCCTACTGACATGAATTTCTTCCAGATGCCCCAGCGATTAGGAGCAGAGGAACAGGATGGATCATGTGAG AGATTGGTGTCATTTGATGACGTGACTGTGGACTTCAGCCAGGAGGAGTGGCAGCACCTGGACTCTGCCCAGAGACGTCTGTACCAGGACGTGATGCTGGAGATCTACAGCCACCTCTTGTCAGTGG GTAAATTGCAGCTTGACATACAACATCAACAAATTTTTGTGAAAGCTTCATTTCTAAGTGATGCAGCCAGCGAAGTCACAAAACATGGCTCCTCATATTGCTCCGTTTTAGAGAAACTCTGGCAGGATGATGATACTGCTGCAAAGATAGATCAGCAAAGCCAGGTCCTACCCATAAGTTCTGATGCTTTCCTAAACCAGAAAGTACTGAACATAGACAGTGCTTGTGACTTTGAAGAAACTGGAGAATCTACTCTTCTGCAACCCCACCTCGTCTCTACACAATATGCACCTCCAAGATCAAATAGTGACAGTCAAAGCAATACCACAAAGCAACTTAATGATATTATTGGATCTCATCAGTTTTTTACACAAGCCTCTCCTAATGGTATGTGTACAGTTCCTCATCAAACAGAGAAATCATACAATGAGAGTCAGTTTGGAAACATACTTTCTCCTAATCCATCACTTATGGATCATGAAATTAATTTTCAAGACAAACCAGTTGACTATACTGGATGTGGGAAGGTCTTCACTGGTGAGACAGCTTTCTGTCAACAGCAAATAACTAATACTATGGAGACATCTTTTATCTGTCACACATGTGGGAAAACCTTTCTTCACAAGTCTAAATTGACCTCCCATTCAGAAACTCATAGAGAAGAGACGCCTTATGAATGTCCTGACTGTGCCAAATCATTGAGGGGTACATCTAGCCTGCAAGTGCTCCGTGGAATCCAGACAAAGGAGAAACCTTACGAGTGCCACGTGTGTGGGAAGTCATTCAGTTATACATCCCACCTAAAGGTGCACCTTCGAACACACACTGGTGAGAAACCTTATGCATGTTCTGACTGTGGAAAAGCCTTCAGCCAAAAGTCAGTCCTCACCATCCATCagagaattcacactggagaaaagccGTACACATGCAGTGACTGTGGGAAAATGTTTGTTTGTGCATCAGATCTAACAAAGCATTGTCGATTTCACACAGGGGAAAAGCCTTATGAGTGCCCTGACTGTGGGAAATCTTTCAGTATTAAATCTAACCTGCTTGCACACCATCGAATTCACACCAGTGAAGGACCTTACAAATGCTTTGACTGTGGAGAATCATTCAGGAAAATATCCCAATTGAAGGTACATCATCAAATTCACACTGATGGTAGATCTTTTGTATGTTCTGACTGTGGAATGGCCTTCAGCCAAAAGTCAGTCCTCACCacacatcagagaattcatagtGGAGAGAAATGTTACCCATGTAGTGACTGTGGGAAGTTGTTTCTCTATGCTTCAGATCTGAAGAAGCATTGTCGATTTCACACAGGGGAGAAGCCTTACAAATGCCATGACTGTGGGAAATCATACAGTGTGAAGTCGCACCTACATGTGCATCATCGAATTCACACTGGTGAGAGACCTTACAAGTGTGATGATTGTGGAAAGTCATTCAGAAGAAACTCTCACCTACAGATGCATCAGCAAACTCACACTGGTGAGAAGCCTTACAAATGCTCTGACTGTGGGAAGTCATTCCGGAGAGCATCCCACCTGAAAGTACATCATCGAATTCACACTGGGGAGAAACCTTATGTGTGTTCTGAGTGTGGAAAGGCTTTCAATGATAggtcagttctcagcacacatcagagaattcacactggagagaagccttacatATGCAGTGACTGTGGGAAAGCAATGTCTTCTAAAGCCAATCTCAAAGAGCATCAGCGGATTCACACAGGCGAGAAACCATATGTGTGTGCTGaatgtgggaaggccttcagTGATAAGTCTTCTTTCTATAGACATTGTAAAATTCACAGTAGGGGGAAACCTTTTGTCCATAACAAAGGTGAAAAGGGTTTCCTGCAGAATTCACAAGTGACATCCTATGAGCAAACTCAGAGTGCAGAGAAATTATcagtataa